AGATGGTCTTGGCGTAGTCATAGGTCTGCTGTTCGCTCGGTGCTCCTGAATACTCCCCATAATTTGCCAGCTCGTTGACGCCGCCCAGGTCACAGATTGTGTCACTAAGAGATTTAAAATTGTTATGAGTacagaaggagaagaaaaaaagaactatTATATATTCAACACTTAACTCCAGAATGCACTCTCTTTGTATATTCTGGATTAATACTGTGCTCTAAACAGGCACATCGACTTAATAGTGCACAGGGGGAATAATTAGTCATGGCTGATGTGTCTGCATGTCATGCTTTACAGCCTCGACAGACGGCAGAGAGAAGGAGATCAGACTCATTCCTCCAGACTCTCAATAAAACAGCAACATGTAAAAATCCAATTTAGCAGGCAGCCGAATGGGCAGAGCCTGAGCTGCTGCACCATCAGTCTCACTACTGCACTAGCAGACTCTCCTAATGCTAAACACAATTATGTGTAGTGTAATCGATTGATTGTCTGtgcacagcaaagaaaaacatccaattGAATAAGTCACATGGCTACTGGTGTCTTATTTATTCAGGGTTTATTAGCTGAAGTTTTGTCTTGCTCTGGCACTGTGGCTACCTGTACACTACTGAGGCACCCCCTCCTGCCACCATGGTCCAGATCCTGCCTCGAGGGTTGAGCAGGGTGAGTTTGAGGCTGGCACCACTCTTTGCATCCAGGTCGGCGATGTAGGACTCCTGCAAAGTTTGAGGGAAAGGTCAATGAAGAGGCGAGGGGAATCATACAATGAATACTGCAGAGGTCCACTTTATTTTGACTGATCTTAACTgcaaatattgtatatttatattacaaCAGTGAAGGTGACGCACATCAGTGGTTGTTTGTGACAGTCAGGGCCACAGCAggtggtgagaaaaaaaaaaggctcccAATCAAAGACCCCCACTGTCCCTCATCTCCACTCTACACTCACAGCAGCCCCAATTAGAACAGCCCGTCTGCTGCACAGACAGCCTGTCTCAAACAAGCTCCTACACTCATCAGACAAAAATAGAAAGTATGTTGCGTGTATGCGAACATAAAAgagcttcatgtttttttcattatgtttacaGTTGAGCTTTGGAAAAGGGGTACATTTGTTTACATGCTATTTAATAGTAAACAAAGAGGGTtataaatttaatttactgtaaGCTTAGCTTCGAAATTCAAAACATCACAAATGTATTAACAACTAACACACAATTAACACATCATATTAGAGGCATTATGCAGGGACATTAACAATTTTCTCAATCTCTGCCCAAATGTTTATCAAATTAAGTTCACAGAATGCAACATTGGTAAACTAGATGTAAAACATCATCATTTTATGCCACATCTTACGTCTCAGGCATAGATTTATTTAACATAGAATACAAACCAAAccctgtcattttcttttatagttTCTAGTGTACATCTAGtgagaaattaattttaaataatgagaaacaaactgacaaactcatTTGTAAATTGCTAATGCAAATCCTACTCAACAGCTCCAGCTTCTCACAGGAGAACAACACCAGTTATTTGATGCTGACAGACTGAAATCTGACACATttccagctctgtctccccAGTCCTCTCTCACCTCAGGATAAGCCTCCCGGCCAAAGGGTGGAGGGAACTCCACGTCCCCCCACTTGGCCTTGCAAATGTAGTCAGCCGTGGCATCGATCTTGGCCGCCATGTCCAGTACGTAAACTCCTTCTTTTGTGACCACTGAGAAgggataaattaaaaaaaacagtttgaatcTATACCTAAACATGGTTTACACATCCCCACCAACTGAGGTGCACCTTGTAAGCACAGGGCCTCGGCTTTATAAAGGTCAGGAGAAAATTAGAGAAGGCCTTGCTCAGGCACAAGTCAATCCCCAACCTGTGTTTACACTGTTCCTGCAGTAGGTGAAAGGAGGTTAAGatgtggaggaggcagaggaacaTCAAAGCAGAACCAGCCAGCCTCAGCAGCACCAAACACATCCACAGCAACAGCTGCTGGAGGGCAAGTACTGGTGCCCAATTTCTCCATTATAAACACATGCTGGCTTTATCAAACAGCAAATGCATGAATTATTCACTCATTTCCTCCCTTGGTGTGAAAAGTGTAACTGGCTTCAAGATGATGTTTTATTATGCATTTTCCTCTCTAATTTCCTTTTGATGTTCCCTTTCCAGTTTCATAATCtgataacatatttatgaattGGAGTTGGAATTGAGTGTAAATGCCTCTTCTCTAAGACACAACTTGACACTGGAGatttaaggaaaaaaacaagaaaacccTACCCAGTGGGTTGATCTCCAGGTATGTGAAGAACAGTTCTTCATACAGGTTGAAGAGTCCAACAATGAAACTGGCCAGGACCCTGCAGAAAGTTAATATTCAACAAATTAAATCTGATCTTTGTCTGAATTGtacattcttcttcttcttctatccTGCTTCTCTCagcaaaatgtataaataaccATTTCATTATCTTCTACCTTAACTTCTAACTCACCATATTTACAtctatttcaatattttttacCTCAACATTTCAGACAGAACTTGTCCAATGCGAAGTTTTATACATGGCTCATATAATAGACTGCACCTGGTGATTCTTCAAAAACAACATCATGGCTTTTTCCTCATAATTCAGAGCATGAAAAGCTGTAGACATTATTTCTGATGGATTGTTCAGACTGAGCTGGACAGGAAAGAGTCTACCTGTAAATTAGCTGCAGAGAAGGaaaattttgatttgtttccTCGTTCATATGTCAAAACAGAGCTGccaggagtgagtgagtgtgtgtgagtgagtgtgtgtgtgtgtgtgtgtgtgtgtcttgggtGGGGATGGGAGGGGTATCTTGTACCTCATCTCCTGCCTGTCAAATGTTCAGACAGCTCTGAGCCTTTTGCACCCATGTCAGCCTGTTATAAAGACTCTGAGTGGCCCCAGGGAGAACACTGTGACCAAAAATCACCAGAGTGACTCAGCTTCCCATGTCTGCTTGGACGAGAGTGTATGGGGTGAGCTGGGGGTTGGCAGAGGGATTTCTGGGGCGGCTTCTTTAATGTCAGCCAAGACAGTGATTCTGGCCAGAACCTCACAAGAGCACTGCTGAAAGATGGGTGGGGGATGAGTGGGGGCGTTGGGTTGTGAGTCACGGTTCCGTACccataaaaaaagaacaaaaaaacaaatggacgTGCTCTGAATGTGACAGGCAAAGCAGAGGAGGGAGCTTGTCGTTCTTCAAAATACCCACAGAAGTACATTTAGAAATTCAGACTATTATATTACAGCTGTTACATTACAAATATTGTGTCCACTTctcatatttttttccatcactgaCAGAAAGTTTTGCACTCCAATGCCTTTTTCTGTCCAACTCACAGTTTCTTGTCGTTCGGGACGTGCGTCAGCAGTTCTTTCGTCACAGAATCTTCGCTGATCTTTTCATCCACTCCAACGAGCAGCTTCTTCGCCTTGGCATCCACATCACCCACATCCACCCCTCCCTCATGGTGAAACAGAACATAGTCCCCCTCCCTGGTGGCGTAGATGCACACGTAGAACTCCTCCTCCTGAATAATGGACCGAGGAGTTAATAAAAATGCCAGTTAATAAATGTCTCTGTACTAAGCAACTCATGCTGACAGGATGGGAGCAGATAAGTTTACCTGTTTATGTGGGACAAAAGGCTCGATGAGGAAGTTCTTCAGGATGCCTTTGGCTTTTCCAACCTAAAAATCAACAGAATCGTTTTTTAAGAAGATGCTGTGTAATGTATAAAAGATAGCATTACAAGCAAAAACAGCATATCAACGTGGCCTCCAATGGAAAAGAAGGAAATGACTAGACCATCTCTATTGTCTGCAGTGAATGTGCCTATATTACATTATATCAAAATGATCaaatacaacataaaaataacatcagaCTCTACTCTGGCACAAGTGAATTGTCATTTCTAAATGGAAACAgtagaaggaaaaagaaaatgctgtcaTGTAGGCAAAGCCCCGCTAACACAGCCACGGCTCATTTGGTGAGGCTGTCACCGTTCCTCTGTAAAAGGTCAACAGGCACAAAGTAACCAGGGACTGGCTGAGTGCAGCCAGCCAGAGGACcacataatataataaaagagagaaaagggagtTGCCATTTAGAGGAGTGCAAATAAAGATGAGGTTGATGACTGAAAGGCCCACAAGGGACTCAGGCCAATCCAGATAAATTAACTGACATATCAATTACAGGCCTTGAAAAATAGAAGAATAGCATTCTTAGGTGCATTCATACAATTTGTATGTGAATGTTTCAATTGTAAcacaattacacaaaatatGAAGAAATCATTTTCTAAAGTGGGCAACTACAGCGCTGCTGATGATTTCTCCAGGAATAGCTCACAGGAGAGATCCTAAGACAAAACAGACTAAGAGTAAAGTCGATGTAATATGCTAGAAAGAAACATGCTGAAATCCAGCTTTCTTACAAAACCAAGATTGTTATATGAACTGATTGATTTCTTTTCCCTGCAAAGGTAGTTTTACTCTTTAGAGGACAATAAAGATAACCCAGCTCCACAAGCTGAAGCACTTCACTGATTGTCCACAACACAGCTGTGCCTTCATTTATTCGTATTTACTGCCACCAAGAGCCGCTGACAGTTTCACCTCAGCTGGGAAAAGATACCTCTATGCAGTCCCAGCACTgctacacacatatacacagagacactgacaaTGACACTCTTCTTCAATGCTTTATGAACCATCCCAGACTCTCCATATCTTGCTTCTTGGTTTACGAGGCGTCTCAGGGGTCTCAGTGGCACAGATCTTTTCTGCTGACTGGATAGATGGACCGACTGTTTACTCACAAGCGGCACTCGCTTCGGCCGACTGGACTGATTTACAGCCAGCCGGCTAACACCTCAGCAGTCTGTGCAGCTGGTAAACGTGCAGCAGGtaaaaagcacacacaaaccaaatgcACCAGCGATGAACAGAGAAGGAGGGTGAAAGAAAGGACAGCAGGAGGAAGGTTTGAATGAAAGCACTGACATAAAATTGATTGAAGCAAAGTGCACCCTCTCAGACACAGGGGAGTGTGGAAGCAACTGGCTGAGAAAcagcagagaggcagagggTGGATGACGTACTGTTGTTTCTTTCATTAGGCGGGGCTTCAACCAGTCTTTGACGCCATTTAAGTCCAGATTGACCCCGACCAGGCCCAGCTTCCCTCGCCTCTTGATCAGTTGGTCAGGCTTCACCACCAGCctctgcagtaaaaaaaaaaaaagacaaaacactcaCTGTATGTGAGCTGGACTACCATGCAACACTACATCTCCTTCACTGAAAGACACCAAGCTGATATTTGCACTTTCAAAACCTCAGCAGAAAAACTATTGTCAgtttcacacactcacatcgTCTTTTATTATCTGCAGTGTGCATACATATtgatacaaatatatataaaatacatgcagtgacacacattaaataaaagcagagcGTGTTTTCAGGCACAATTTCTgaagctgctttgtttttcacatcCTGACAGAATATTGATTTGCTGAAAGCAACAAACAGAACATCGACATTCATTTAGGCAGTTATTAAATGCTGCATTTGAAATCTCTGCATGTGAGTGCAAACACTGGGTTCTGGGTTCAATAACAAATCCCACATTCAAATGCTGTGGTGAGGATTATTTAACTTGTAATCTCCCTTTAAACTCACATGACATCAATGCAAAACTACCTCCATCCTACACTGACGGAGCCCGCTTCCTCCCAACTTGTGAGTCAGAGAAGGACAATGACTTATGACAGCAGAGCCATTAGTATTTGGGTGCTCGCCAGTGAGCAAAGGATGAGAGGGCTGAGGGTGAAAGTTAATGCAATTGCCCAATCAATTCTATGGCAGCATATATCTCCAAGCATCTTCCCTCCGCATCCTCCTCGTTACCTTCCAGATAAAAACCCTCAGTGtgggggagagacagagggaaaactACATTTTATCCTGGAGGATGAGTCAAAGACTAATTCATTTATGTTCTATTACAGTGTGTTCGTGATTTGCTATGGAGAGCAGGGCGAGGTTGAACTTCTGTTGAACTCTGACCATAAGGCAAATGagaatgtttctgtattttcccTCAAGGTCTCTTTTACATTTACTTCACTTCCATTTCCACCATGCTGCTAACAGAACTGCTGTCTGTGACGTCAGCTAACAAGCACTGGGAGACCGCTCTACTGCCAGGCTAAATTATCAGCCAGGTCATTTCCCGTAAGTCTAAGGAAGGCTGTACTTTAGACATTTATGGGCTATAAATACATGAGGTGTAAAAGATGTTATCAATACATTTTCATCACTGGTTCTCAGCACTAGTCTTTAGTCCTACCTCTGTGAGCAGCCATGGGTGCTCCTGGGCCAGTCGGCCGAAGTCAGTCTCAGCCGTCACGTTGGCATAGTGGAATCTGTTCTGGACGGCCGCTGTCGTGCAGATGTACTTATACAGAAACTCCTTCCCCGTTTGCTCAGAGATGGCTTTGGCCGACATGGCTGCTTAGTCTAGATGGGCCTGTaaggagggacagagggagatgTAAGGGGGGAGATGAACAAACGAGCAATGAAATGAGTGAACAGAGAACAGATGCTGAATAGAGATATGTACAGACAGAAAGTGCACTGTGTTGTTACCTCCTACCAAAAAAAGTATACTTAAATATTATTGTATTACGTAAAGTTAAGTAAGGTTCAAGTATATTTTCCAAGTATTCTTTATGTAGTAAGTGTACTAATATCAATATACTAGTAGTCCACTTTTAAGTGTACTAGACTTCATTGGAGTAAATTGTGCCacattttagtttaaaaaatatcttttaagTATACTTTAGATATAAGAGCAGTAAATTCTAATACACAAAGAGCTAAGTTGAATTTGGTACTGTATAAAAGGAAGCTGTTAAAAgtgtgaagttttctcagtttcctgTCTAGGCCAGTACATGCTATGTGTAGTGGTATtgcaaaacacaatttaaaggTAAAACAGTTATGTAGTCCTATAGTTAAAGAAGTAGACTTGAAGTATACTGAACTAAAAAGGGGATGAGTGTTATGTGACTACAAAACTACAGTTTGATATTATAGTTTATATTGAAGTTTATTTGCAGTATACTTCAAAGTATATTTTCACGAATAAAAAAAGTGGACTACAGCATATATTTAGTACCAATAAGTTCAAAACACAGTAGAGTCGCAGTGCAAATCTGAAAAACTGGATATGAATTATTAGTGCATTCAGCGTCTACCACTCTTACACAAAGTATATTTAAAAGTACGAGTACAAGTACAGGTACTGAAAAAAAAGgccctgttttcttttgtgcagTCAACTTGCCCCGATGTGACCCACTGATAGCAGTACCCAAAACGCAGCTGAGACACATGTGATGACGAGGAAGGAAATGATTTTTAGCTGGCTCCCTTAGTGCgactaaagtaaaaaaaaaaaaaattctataatGTGTAATAGCATCTATAAATATTATTGCTAAACAGAGCAGCTGTAACCTTTACACTTTGGACGCAGGTTTCACTCAGTGAGTCCATATCCAATGCACACAGCTCACGACAGGACACCAGTGTTTCACctgtgaaatttaatttaagATATTCACTCACTTCTCCCGACAAGAGCTTCCCTCTGAGGTTATATAAACACAACTGTCAAAGAGTCAATGTAACTGGCACCACCAAGAAATCTGATGTAAACATTCAACTCAGAAATCAaaacatgatggaaaaaaatcttTGGTGGAATTTACAgccattttctgtctttctactGTACAGAGGACACATGTGAGAAATCATATGGGAAGAGTCAGTAAACAAAGACCAGGAAAAATAATCACAACACAATGTGGAATTACACCACCTgcaggactgctgcttcactgaGCCCGTCCCTAATGTCTCATTTCCCTTTTCATCATGAGAGGGTAACacaatattataatattataacaAATACAATATTATAACAACAAAgcaatgataatgaaaatgttacTGCTGACCTGTTGTCTGtatgatttttaataaacaatCCCTGGAGCAGCTACCACAGGTTTGTATTCCCAATCTGATCCGGCTGATCCAGGTCTTCAGATGCAAATGTTATCACCGCTTCGATCTCAAATCTAATGTACAACAGTGTTGTCTGACTCTCGCCTGTGCGTCACTAAACTGCTAACACTGATTTCAGCACAAACTGGACTCCTTGCTCTACACTGCAGCCCTGGCAGCCATTTCTTAAATTGATTAATGGGACTGTCATAGACCTTTCTCACTACTGATCAATTAATGGGCCTGAGTCACTGGATCCAaagcaggagaacacagacTATCCATCCTTGTTCCATATATCATCTAGTTTCTCTAGTCAGATGTATTAAATATCACAGCTCtgcagcagcaatgacaccagTGCAGATCACAACAATAACATTTAAAGACAGGGGACGGTGGATGGCTGGAGTAGGCAGTAACCAGTCACAGATCTAAATCAGCACAAAGtctaaaacacatcagtgaggtAAAACAAGACATGACAGATCAACACATGATGCAGCAAAACTGAGCCACTAACTTGTACAACAAAGTCTGACTCTGCACAGGGACAGATCCTTGAGTAAAAGGACTCAGCCAATTGTTTGATTCATTGACAAACCGGTCAGACAGAAACGCCTTTCCCAGTCACCGTCCAGTGAACACTCACATTTCCCTAACTGTATAGCAGCAGCACAGGTTTAACATGGGTTGAGGTGGACTGAGCAgtttaacttgttttttcttttgtttgttttcatctttaacTCTCGTGTtagaaacaaagcagaaaggAGTAGTAACAAAATAAgagtttcttttaaaaacaagaagtgTTTCACCTTGTCCTggttttctcttcctttctgtgACAGCTGGAGACGTACGTCGGCGCTGGATGGTGAGTTTCCTCGGCAGTGATGATGCACTCTCCGCCTGCGGGGACCAGAGGTGCCGGAGTCCGACGAGTCCTGTGAGTTTTGTCTTCACGGCCCATCTGCCCACAGGCTTGGCTGATGTTTCCCGGACTCTGATTGGCTCATTCCACACCATGCTGTATTGCTGCCTTCAGGGACTGTGGGAAAAATAACCATGATCACGTAGACTCAAATAAGTAAAGCAAAACAATAGCAaagtatgttgtgtttttttatattataaattacattttagtgccatacatacaaaaatgaataaagtgacaaaaaagTGAGAGACTAAAGTATAGACTGCCATTGTTTTCAAAGAGGCTACAAATGTGGGGTACCTGTATTTCACGtgagtgttttcatttacattatacatacattaatttatttaacagCTATAACAATAATTGGAATAATTCAATGCAATGTTATAGATTAACAGTATATGACTGTAAGAAATAAACAATTACCTGAAACATGAACAATAACAACAGTTTCTGAGACTAATTAAACAACAGGCCTATAGTATAAACTAATATAAGACCCACCATGACCTTCTTTTGTGGATGTGCAGACAATCTTGGCAACTGATGGTTATCACTCccatgttttacagtaaaaacttgcaaaaatgtccttaaattattgtcacttttgtttttgaagacCTCTTTCCTTCCTtgacgcaaaaaaaaaaaaaaaaaaaattagcagtTTTGAGGACTGTGATTATTTTGTCACAAACAGGATGTTCCTTGGTATCCATGTTTTAACAAAGAGAGCATGGCATTATAGGAGTGGATGTTTTAATGCATTATACATAATTGTTTCtcagtaaatactgtatgtgcttgAGGTCAATACAGTGTCATCCAATTTATTCCAATGGCCCAGTAGCAACTTTAATGTTCATTATTGTTCAGTAGGTATTTTTCCTTGTATACTTTTATGGAACATTTTgcacacaatgttttttttaacagtatttgTCATATTATTACTTTAAGTTAAAAATCCAAATACttctatgttttgtttttccaaacaaTCCCATTTAACATGGTTGAAATTACAACAAGAGATTCTGGGGAGTACTTTAAGATATTGGTTTCTTCACCACTCATGGAGAAAACAGGGCAAATATCTGCCCCTGGCGCTGATTGGTTGACATTGTTCTTTATCTCCACAGCAGCCAATAAGGGAACCCCTTGATattgcacaaacacaatacaAATGACACTTGGGTGCACAGACCAAGCGTCACTTTGAGGTGAACAACATGACACATGGCGACATGTTTTCTACCTGTCTTGGGCCTGTACCagttatttttagttttgatgatatggtggaaaacaaacacacttagAGCCTCTTTATTATAATATACGATACTTGACACTTTCTGAGACaacttttaaaaagtgttgATTCAACACATGGTTAGGCAGTCTTGTTTTGCTGTGAAACTGTACTGCTATACTCAGAGATCTCATATTTAGACCTTCCCCcaaatgatttaaatattaGACTTTGTTAATGCAAATCTGGATTACAGAATTACAGCACAAAGGTGCTGCTATAATGTAACAGACCAGTTCTAGTGCGGCTATCACAAACTGCACAGAATGGCTGTTTTTggcagctgtatttttttttacgATAAAAGTTGTGGCATCCTTCCTGTGCCATATTAGGCAAGCACAAGCTGAAGAAAGAGCAGGTACATTGTGCAAGGCAGCCTGTGGtagaacatttaaaacatttgaagaaGTCTGTCTATTCATGAGGAAgtcattttttgaaaaacaacTATAGTTTTAAGTAGAAAACACAAACCCCATCTGTTTTTTGTCAGCACAGAGCAAGTAATGGATGCCCCCTGCTGGTTTATACCACAAATTACTATTATATGTCGTGAGAATTTGACCATGTGTAAACTGGCACATACATCATCCAGGATGTTAGTCACCAAAGTGCATGAACAGTATTGAACAGAAAATTCAGTATGAGGGCAAAGcatgttcttttttattaaGTGTAGAAAACAAGTGCAAAAATAGTGATTCATAAGAGCTACACAAAGTAGGAGTTGCTCTTAAAAAATTACAGTCACAGAATACAAATCTAAATGTAATACATGAAGTGCTTTTCAAAGAGGATAAAAGGGATCGATGGTGCAGTCTTGCGCAGTAGAAAAGATTGCAAAACATGGACTTGGATTCACAGTATTTGATGATTACCAAGTGCAAGCTTAGCAAATGCAAAATTCATCAGCATTCTCCCTTTCAAACTACAGTATGCACAGTGCAAAGGTTTTTGCAAGGAATGACCTGTATAAATGACATTCATACTAATACACTTAATAACTTTGGCCCATAAGCTATTATAACAATTACTTTCTaggctgcacacacatgcacacagaaatgagttttttttttttttaaacttacaaCTACAGGGCAAACACGCAGCAATTCTGTTGAGGAAGAGGTTTTAGCAGGCCTGAAATGTGTTAATATTGTTAACATGATATGCATGCAATTAAAGTACCTAGTTTATCATTCACAGATGAGTACTAAAACACTGACttgtaaagaggaaaaaaaatgtttttgttaactgTAGAGCTATAGGAGGAGCCTATTCTACCTTAACAGCAGCTAACAACACTTCAGCAAACTGCCAGGCACTGCAGCTCTGGCACTGATATGTGAAACAGACAAACTGACAACAAGCCTGACTGAAGGCATCTTGGGTTGTGGTGCAAATCAACAGTAAAAGGCACACAGCTTGCGGATTTAGGGTGGTTGGATTCCTaaacactgcacaaacacacataccttGCACAGAGTAAGCCTAATTTTCAATTTACCAGTCGCCCTACCACACATCCATGTTTGCCATTTTACAGTATGGTGCACTTtggcttctttttcttctcaggttCTTTTTTggtctcctccagctccttacgCTTATAGTAGCTGGAGAAGCAAGCTGGGGCACAGATGGGCTCTCGGAGGCTGAGCAGCCACCTTCCTTTGCCATAATAGGTGAGCGAGCCGAGCTCCATCTCCTCAACCAACTCCCCCTGCTGGCCCTCTTGCTGCAGGGCCAGAATTTCGAGCAGATCCAGACCTGTCTGAACTGGATCAACACCCTCTGCACACCCCAGAGTAACGTGGGCGCGGCTTCCCAGAGGAAGAGAGGCAGCTGCAGGGACAACAGATTCTGCCTCCTTTTCAGCATCGCCTGGCCACAGCAGAAGCTGCTCCTCAGTGAGGGACACTCTGGCACCAACGGTGCGAGGAGTGACAAAGAGAGCACTGAGTGACAGCTCAAATACAGAACTGTAGAAATCTTTAACAGTCTGGAGAGCAGAAGACAATGAAACACCACAAGATTAACTTAATATTCATTACACCACTGGATGATACTGAGAAATATCTGCTGAATGCAAGAAATACACTACAACATTTACAGGTTGATAAACATATCTAGGgatgagatgagaaaaaaattaaatgacagGTTTCTTACTTGCTTCTCTGCATACTCTTTGGCCCCCTCTGCTTTTCCATAGTCACAAAACTTTGTAGTGCAGTGGAGGTTTCCTTTGGTTTCAAAATACTGCTCCAGATCCAGTTCCATTTCCTCTTTACCAGTGACTGAATACATGGTCATATTGGTTACACCATCATGCACAAGAATTTAGATTTGATATTTTGTAATGCATAAAACAAATACTCACAATCACTTGTGTGTTTCTTGAAGGCTTCCAAGGTGTCCAGTGTTTTCAGGAAGTCCATTGAGGTGCACCCAACCTTGACCTgaacagaggaaagaagaaacCAGCCAAAATAAAGAGGGATGGCCATTTCCTCAAGTGGACCTTTCATGGCTTGCAGCTGGGCCACTTCCAGTCCACGCTTGGTCTTCTTGGTCAGCTTTGCTAGATCTTTACTCCATTCAGTTTGTGGCTCCAGAAACACGGCAACAAGTTGGTGTTCCTCAGCAATCTCCACCAGACGGGCGAGCCTatcctgggtgtggttggtgtCATCCACCACTATCAGCACAGAGGAAGCTGTTTCTGCAGTGCAGCAGGCCACAACAGCTTCATCCAGAGCCTTGTACCCCTCTGCAGAGGATTCTGGATCCTCTGGCTTTACACCATGGTCATCAGCACAGATCACAGAGCAGTGGTCTTTGTAGGTATCAACAATGGCACGGGCCAAGAAAGTTTTCCCGCTTCCTGGAAGGCCTTTGAGGATAACAAGAGTACGAGATATGCGCAGGGCATCTTTGGTCTGCTCTCGTTCCAGGAGGGCAAAGGACAGGGAGCCAGATGCAGGGACTGTATCTTCTTCCTTTTCAATCTCAGCATTACTTTTCTCTGGCTGAACACCTTCACCTTCTGCTGCTGCCTTAGCAGACTCATCTACCTCCTTGGAAGCTGATTTCTCCTCAGTTGGCTTTTCAGAGGACTTTTCTGCCTGCTCTGCTTTTTCTCCCTCCTTTGTAGGTTTAGCTGCAGCATCTTTATTTGCTTCCCCCTCTTTGGCAACGTCTTTTGCTTCGGTATCCATTGTGGTCTGCGATTCTGGCCGTGTCTCCACTTGTTCCAACACTTTCTCTACTTGTGCATCCGCCGACTGCTGCAGAGTGGCTGGTTCAGGTGATGTTTGCTCTTGAATTTTAG
This genomic window from Mastacembelus armatus chromosome 8, fMasArm1.2, whole genome shotgun sequence contains:
- the cnp gene encoding 2',3'-cyclic-nucleotide 3'-phosphodiesterase: MDTDASANVLEAAEIPQKETAVEKEVVSKLETPEESTEAEEPRSADEEPEQLAVNGHSKEVVNLKETEESSVTENVTLTEKKTEMEIEDKEKSEAQSVPAAVAPPEPDESSEMICHPVSALETEPVNIQPVPENDPEPLPMQTPLAESSPEPEKLAESVPESKIQEQTSPEPATLQQSADAQVEKVLEQVETRPESQTTMDTEAKDVAKEGEANKDAAAKPTKEGEKAEQAEKSSEKPTEEKSASKEVDESAKAAAEGEGVQPEKSNAEIEKEEDTVPASGSLSFALLEREQTKDALRISRTLVILKGLPGSGKTFLARAIVDTYKDHCSVICADDHGVKPEDPESSAEGYKALDEAVVACCTAETASSVLIVVDDTNHTQDRLARLVEIAEEHQLVAVFLEPQTEWSKDLAKLTKKTKRGLEVAQLQAMKGPLEEMAIPLYFGWFLLSSVQVKVGCTSMDFLKTLDTLEAFKKHTSDFTGKEEMELDLEQYFETKGNLHCTTKFCDYGKAEGAKEYAEKQTVKDFYSSVFELSLSALFVTPRTVGARVSLTEEQLLLWPGDAEKEAESVVPAAASLPLGSRAHVTLGCAEGVDPVQTGLDLLEILALQQEGQQGELVEEMELGSLTYYGKGRWLLSLREPICAPACFSSYYKRKELEETKKEPEKKKKPKCTIL